One stretch of Elusimicrobiota bacterium DNA includes these proteins:
- a CDS encoding DUF433 domain-containing protein — protein MNRITINPKVRFGKPCIRNTRIAVADVLNLLAAGYSASEIPAQYPGITKQDVLAAIEFATGIVESPAKILQQVTSHSAK, from the coding sequence ATGAATAGAATCACTATCAATCCTAAAGTTAGATTTGGTAAACCTTGTATCCGAAATACAAGAATTGCAGTAGCAGATGTCCTCAATTTGCTGGCGGCCGGTTATTCTGCATCTGAAATTCCTGCTCAATATCCTGGAATTACCAAACAGGATGTTCTTGCAGCAATTGAGTTTGCTACAGGTATTGTAGAAAGTCCGGCTAAGATTCTTCAGCAAGTTACCTCTCATTCTGCAAAATAA